The following are encoded together in the Ornithorhynchus anatinus isolate Pmale09 unplaced genomic scaffold, mOrnAna1.pri.v4 scaffold_264_arrow_ctg1, whole genome shotgun sequence genome:
- the CHMP6 gene encoding charged multivesicular body protein 6 — protein sequence MGNLFGRKKQSRVTEQDKAVLQLKQQRDKLRQYQKRITQQLQREREIARQLLHEGKKERAKLLLKKKRYREQLLDKTETQITNLESMVQNIEFAQIEMKVIEGLKIGNECLTKMHQVMSLEEVERIMDETHDAVEYQRQIDELLAGGSFTQEDEDAILEELNEITQEQVHLPDVPVEPPPARTPEKVPVKNRPEQPEPVAAS from the exons atggggAACCTGTTCGGCCGCAAGAAGCAGAGCCGGGTGACGGAGCAGGACAAGGCCGTGCTG CAACTGAAGCAGCAGCGGGACAAACTGAGGCAGTACCAGAAGAGGATCACCCAGCAGCTGCAGAGGGAGCGGGAGATCGCCCGGCAGCTCCTTCACGAGGGCAAGAAAGA AAGGGCCAAGCTGCTGCTGAAGAAGAAGCGATACCGGGAACAGCTGCTGGACAAGACGGAGACTCAGATCACCAACCTGGAGTCCATG gtTCAAAATATCGAATTCGCCCAAATTGAAATGAAGGTGATCGAAGGCCTGAAGATCGGGAACGAGTGTCTGACCAAGATGCATCAG GTGATGTCGCTCGAAGAAGTGGAAAGGATAATGGACGAAACCCACGACGCCGTGGAGTACCAGAGG caAATAGACGAGCTGTTGGCCGGCGGCAGCTTCACTCAAGAGGACGAAGACGCCATCCTAGAGGAACTGAATGAAATCACTCAG gaacaAGTCCACCTGCCCGACGTCCCCGtggagccgccccccgcccggacccCAG AGAAAGTCCCGGTCAAGAATAGGCCAGAGCAGCCAGAACCGGTGGCGGCATCTTAA